One Nocardia sp. BMG111209 DNA segment encodes these proteins:
- the mraY gene encoding phospho-N-acetylmuramoyl-pentapeptide-transferase: MRQILFAAAIAVVVSMAVTRTLVVVFTHRQLAHRVPAGAASRRHTELDTPTMGGIAIVAGIWAGYLCAHLVVSRLNVPGPSATGLLVLVLATALGAVGLLDDYIKIRKRRNLGLTGLGKAAAQIVAALVFGYLALRFPGTDDMTPGTRHISYARDIPTVSVGLVAFLIGVCFLVTAWTGAVAITDGLDGLATGTMVFALGAYVVITYWQYDKACETMPCPGCYHVRDPLDLALISAAAAAACAGFLWWNAAPARILMGGVGSQALGGLFAALSITTHTELLAVVIGAVLVAEALSVLLQVVVFRTTRSRLFKMAPFHHHFELSKWPESTVVVRFWVMAGIAAATGLALFFAEYFGQRR, translated from the coding sequence ATGCGGCAGATCCTGTTCGCGGCGGCAATCGCGGTCGTGGTGTCGATGGCGGTGACCCGCACCCTCGTCGTCGTGTTCACCCATCGGCAGCTCGCCCACCGCGTGCCCGCGGGCGCGGCATCTCGCCGGCACACCGAACTCGACACCCCCACCATGGGCGGGATCGCGATCGTCGCCGGGATCTGGGCCGGGTACCTGTGCGCGCACCTGGTGGTGTCGCGGCTGAACGTGCCCGGTCCGTCGGCGACCGGACTGCTGGTGCTGGTGCTGGCCACCGCGCTGGGCGCGGTCGGATTGCTCGACGACTACATCAAGATCCGCAAGCGGCGCAATCTCGGGCTCACCGGATTGGGCAAGGCCGCCGCGCAGATCGTCGCCGCCCTCGTGTTCGGGTATCTGGCGCTGCGCTTCCCCGGCACCGACGATATGACCCCCGGCACCCGCCACATCTCCTATGCCCGTGACATTCCCACGGTGTCGGTGGGCCTGGTGGCGTTCCTGATCGGGGTCTGCTTCCTGGTGACGGCCTGGACGGGCGCCGTCGCGATCACCGACGGTCTCGACGGATTGGCCACGGGCACCATGGTTTTCGCCCTCGGCGCGTACGTGGTGATCACCTACTGGCAGTACGACAAGGCCTGCGAGACCATGCCCTGCCCCGGCTGCTACCACGTGCGCGATCCGCTCGATCTGGCGCTGATCAGCGCGGCGGCCGCGGCGGCCTGCGCCGGATTCCTGTGGTGGAACGCGGCTCCCGCGCGCATCCTGATGGGCGGCGTCGGTTCCCAGGCCCTCGGGGGGTTGTTCGCGGCCCTGTCGATCACCACCCACACCGAACTGCTGGCGGTCGTCATCGGCGCGGTCCTGGTCGCGGAGGCACTGTCGGTGCTGTTGCAGGTGGTGGTTTTCCGCACCACCCGCAGCCGGTTGTTCAAGATGGCGCCCTTCCATCACCACTTCGAACTGAGCAAATGGCCGGAATCGACCGTGGTGGTCCGGTTCTGGGTCATGGCCGGAATCGCCGCCGCCACCGGGCTGGCGCTGTTCTTCGCGGAATACTTCGGACAGCGCCGCTGA